A part of Prevotella melaninogenica genomic DNA contains:
- a CDS encoding S24 family peptidase yields MERKIERFDKYMKYKGLNDNKVTNSLGLSIGTLGKSRKENRDLSDRNIENILKFYTDLNRTWLLTGEGEMLNSTAHDSSMEVSQLAPDSDVHLIPLLPISAQGGSLNDFVASVKFDDCEKIVSPIKGADCAIPITGDSMEPEYPNGSIAVAKRINERAFIEWGRVYVLDTCNGSVIKQLFPSDHPDTVTCKSINSKYVPFEVRLKDVYGVYRVLMCMSLK; encoded by the coding sequence ATGGAAAGGAAAATCGAAAGGTTTGATAAATACATGAAGTACAAGGGGTTAAACGATAATAAGGTTACGAATAGCCTCGGTCTTTCTATTGGCACCTTAGGTAAATCTCGTAAAGAAAACAGAGACTTATCTGATAGGAATATAGAAAATATATTGAAGTTCTATACTGATCTTAATAGAACTTGGCTTTTAACAGGAGAAGGTGAAATGCTGAACTCTACCGCTCATGATTCATCTATGGAAGTTTCTCAACTCGCACCAGACTCTGATGTGCATCTCATTCCGCTGCTTCCAATCTCTGCTCAGGGAGGTTCTCTGAATGATTTTGTTGCTTCTGTGAAGTTTGACGACTGCGAGAAGATAGTTTCTCCTATCAAAGGAGCTGACTGTGCGATTCCAATAACAGGGGACAGCATGGAACCTGAATATCCCAACGGCTCTATTGCCGTTGCAAAACGCATCAACGAGCGTGCGTTCATTGAGTGGGGACGTGTCTATGTATTAGACACTTGCAATGGCTCTGTCATCAAACAGCTTTTTCCATCAGACCATCCAGACACCGTAACCTGCAAATCAATCAATTCGAAATACGTTCCTTTTGAAGTCAGACTGAAGGACGTATATGGCGTCTATCGTGTGTTGATGTGTATGTCGTTGAAGTAA